From the Carya illinoinensis cultivar Pawnee chromosome 4, C.illinoinensisPawnee_v1, whole genome shotgun sequence genome, one window contains:
- the LOC122306218 gene encoding uncharacterized mitochondrial protein AtMg00310-like, with translation MANFWWGTTQTKRSSIHWCSWEKLGESKGGGVLGFRDLECFNMALLAKQDWRFLQNPRSLVAKVFKEKYFSSFYLLNAKLGHRPSFIWRSVWREMNLLKEGLRLRVGNGNSIRIWGQKWLPTPSSFCNQSPCSILDKEAKFSELISNREWDE, from the coding sequence ATGGCAAACTTCTGGTGGGGTACTACTCAGACAAAAAGAAGTAGCATTCATTGGTGTAGCTGGGAAAAACTTGGAGAATCAAAAGGGGGAGGAGTTTTGGGCTTTAGAGACCTAGAGTGCTTCAACATGGCTTTGTTGGCCAAACAAGACTGGAGGTTCTTACAAAATCCAAGGAGTTTGGTAGCAAAGGTGTTTAAGGAGAAGTACTTCAGCTCATTTTACTTGCTTAATGCAAAATTGGGACACAGGCCTTCATTTATATGGAGGAGTGTGTGGCGAGAAATgaatctattgaaagaaggtcTAAGATTGAGGGTTGGGAATGGGAATAGCATAAGGATTTGGGGGCAGAAATGGCTACCAACACCTTCATCCTTTTGTAATCAATCTCCTTGCTCCATACTGGATAAAGAAGCAAAATTCAGTGAGTTGATTTCTAATAGGGAATGGGATGAGTAG
- the LOC122306217 gene encoding uncharacterized protein LOC122306217: MVAYEVLHTMKIRKNGKVGNMAIKLDMSKAYDRIEWCYLEAVIGKLRFCKKWIDIIMKCVSTVSYSVLINGSPGSRIHPMRSLRQDDYILFRRAIAGEWVKIQELLHKYEKASGQFLNKEKTIVFFSSNSRIGEKEKIMELGGTIMKDSYEKYLGLPPVVGKSK, from the exons ATGGTGGCATATGAGGTGCTCCATACCATGAAAATTAGGAAAAATGGCAAAGTGGGAAACATGGCTATTAAGCTTGACATGTCCAAAGCTTATGATAGGATCGAGTGGTGTTACTTGGAGGCTGTCATTGGGAAGTTGAGATTTTGCAAGAAATGGATTGATATCATAATGAAATGTGTCTCAACTGTGAGTTATTCTGTTTTAATCAATGGTAGTCCTGGGTCAAGGATCCATCCAATGAGGAGCTTGAGACAAG atgattacATTTTATTTAGGAGGGCTATAGCAGGTGAGTGGGTGAAAATCCAAGAGCTATTACATAAATATGAAAAAGCATCAGGGCAGTTTTTGAATAAGGAGAAGACAATAGTTTTCTTCAGCTCGAATTCAAGGATAGGAGAAAAAGAGAAGATCATGGAGCTAGGAGGCACAATTATGAAAGATAGTTATGAAAAGTACTTGGGTTTACCCCCAGTAGTAGGGAAATCCAAGTAA